The sequence below is a genomic window from Maridesulfovibrio frigidus DSM 17176.
TGTGAGTTCAGGTGACATGCTCATTTTTCCGGCAGGTTTTGCACCCATATATGGCAAACAGATCCTATTCTTCTTTGATCCTGAATTCCTTAAAAGATCCCAAATTGCCCCTCCTGAAAAATCAGATTCACTTGCTAGTTCTGAAACAAGAAATGACACAACTCAACCCGACAATGAAAATTTAGATGAACAAAATCTGGATGATCTCATTGAAGAGACAAAAGTCGATGAGTAATAATCCTGTTGAAATCCTGCTCCCCGTCCGCTTTCCACGAAGCGCATGCAGAACATGCCCAGCGTGCGCCGCATGGATGGTCAAAAAAAGAACACGAAAAGTTGGCCGTCCGGACTGTCCGCTCTGTCATGGAGACGGAAGGGTTCCATATATGTTTCTGCCGCCAGAACAAGTTTCAGGACGCGAACTAGTTGTGGTTGAGCAAGAGTTTACTCCTATTCTAACTACTCTGTTCGGAGAATGTAAGAGTCCGGGGGAGCACAGGGCCATGAAGATAGGTGAGCAAGTACGTTGCCCTGGATGCGATGACCTTTGCGTAATGCCTGAATCAATCAAGGCCGGTGATTTAATCACAACTGACATAACAACAAAAAGGAGACGCAATGGTTTTTACCCCCTCAAAACAGCTCTCTGATTTGTCTGGAGCACCTCTAAAAATTTATCTGGCATGTCCTTACACACATCCAGATCCGGAAGTTCGAAAGAGCCGCTATGAAGCTGTAAACATTGCCGCAGCAAAGCTTATTGTCGCAGGTCATATTGTTTATTCGCCGATCTCTCATTCACACGGAATCACGAATACAGGATTGCCCATGGACTGGAATTTCTGGAAACGCATTGATCAAGAATTTATCCGCTGGGCAGATCAGGTCTGGATTCTAAAGCTTGATGACTGGAAAAAATCACACGGTATTGCGGCAGAAATTGAACTCGCTTTCAATGAGTTCAAAATGGTCAGATTTGTTTCTCCAGAACATTACAACGTATCCTCTTTCTAAGGAATCAGGTTCTGACATGAATTCAACGGCACGGGAACACTACCCACCAAATGGTTCTGATACCAATGGTGATCGACATCAGGAACAAGCTGATACCGATCACCTAAAAAAACTTATGCGCCGTGACATAGCCGCCTTTTATAATATTCTTTCCGGAACAGGTAGAAGGATACTTGCTGCTCTTATCAAGTCTGCACCGACAATGGATGAGCCGTATTCGTTTGTCATTTCCAGCCTTCAATATGCCGCTAAATGCAGCAAACTTAGCGTATTACGTTCTTTACCGAAGGGAGAGAACGCAGG
It includes:
- a CDS encoding DUF1937 family protein, encoding MVFTPSKQLSDLSGAPLKIYLACPYTHPDPEVRKSRYEAVNIAAAKLIVAGHIVYSPISHSHGITNTGLPMDWNFWKRIDQEFIRWADQVWILKLDDWKKSHGIAAEIELAFNEFKMVRFVSPEHYNVSSF